One region of Miscanthus floridulus cultivar M001 chromosome 19, ASM1932011v1, whole genome shotgun sequence genomic DNA includes:
- the LOC136528514 gene encoding putative anthocyanidin reductase isoform X1, giving the protein MGSVGGSPEEEQQKAESGPPPAAVCVTGSTGYVGSWLVRTLLRRGYRVHATARDTGKAWQVLGAVEEGRDRLRVFRADMGEEGSFDAAVTGCVALFHVAASMELHVSPAHHDNLEEHVRSSVLEPATRGTINVLRSCVRAGTVRRVVFTSSVSTLTAADAEGRRKAVLDESCLRSLDDVWRTKPVGWIYILSKRLTEEAAFRFAQENGVHLVSLVLPTIAGPFLTPSVPTSIQLLLSPITGDPKLYAVLASVHARFGCVPLAHVQDACDAHVFLMEAPHAEGRYLCAAGGYAAAHLARLLASRYPPFRPGDRLSRDFDDASCSPVVSSRRLQDLGFRFRHGVEDVVKDSVAQCLAHWFLEHPET; this is encoded by the exons ATGGGCAGCGTCGGCGGCTCgccggaggaggagcagcagaagGCAGAAAGTGGCCCTCCGCCGGCGGCGGTCTGCGTCACGGGGTCCACCGGCTACGTCGGCTCCTGGCTCGTCCGCACGCTGCTCCGGCGAGGCTACCGCGTCCACGCCACCGCCAGGGACACAG GCAAGGCCTGGCAGGTGCTCGGCGCCGTGGAGGAAGGGAGGGACCGGCTCAGGGTGTTCCGGGCGGACATGGGCGAGGAAGGGAGCTTCGACGCCGCCGTCACGGGATGCGTGGCGCTCTTCCACGTCGCGGCCTCCATGGAGCTCCACGTATCACCCGCCCATCACGACAACCTTG AGGAGCACGTGAGGTCAAGCGTGCTGGAGCCGGCGACGAGGGGAACCATCAACGTGCTGCGGTCCTGCGTCCGCGCGGGGACCGTGCGCCGGGTCGTCTTCACGTCCTCCGTCAGCACGTTGACGGCGGCGGACGCGGAGGGGCGGCGGAAGGCCGTCCTCGACGAGTCCTGCCTCAGATCCCTCGACGACGTCTGGCGCACCAAGCCCGTCGGCTGG ATCTACATCCTGTCCAAGCGGCTGACAGAGGAGGCGGCGTTCAGGTTCGCGCAGGAGAACGGCGTCCACCTCGTGTCCCTCGTCCTGCCCACCATCGCCGGGCCGTTCCTGACGCCAAGCGTCCCTACGAGCATCCAGCTCCTGCTGTCACCCATCACAG GTGACCCGAAGCTCTACGCGGTGCTGGCCTCGGTGCACGCCAGGTTCGGGTGCGTGCCGCTGGCGCACGTCCAGGACGCGTGCGACGCGCACGTCTTCCTCATGGAGGCGCCGCACGCCGAGGGGCGGTACCTGTGCGCCGCGGGCGGGTACGCGGCGGCGCACCTCGCTCGGCTCCTCGCCTCGCGCTACCCTCCGTTCAGGCCTGGCGACAGGCTGAGCAGAGACTTCGACGACGCCTCGTGCTCGCCGGTGGTTTCGTCCAGGAGGCTGCAGGATCTCGGGTTCAGGTTCCGGCACGGCGTCGAGGACGTGGTGAAGGACAGTGTCGCGCAGTGCCTTGCCCATTGGTTTCTGGAGCATCCTGAGACCTGA
- the LOC136528514 gene encoding putative anthocyanidin reductase isoform X2, producing MGSVGGSPEEEQQKAESGPPPAAVCVTGSTGYVGSWLVRTLLRRGYRVHATARDTEEHVRSSVLEPATRGTINVLRSCVRAGTVRRVVFTSSVSTLTAADAEGRRKAVLDESCLRSLDDVWRTKPVGWIYILSKRLTEEAAFRFAQENGVHLVSLVLPTIAGPFLTPSVPTSIQLLLSPITGDPKLYAVLASVHARFGCVPLAHVQDACDAHVFLMEAPHAEGRYLCAAGGYAAAHLARLLASRYPPFRPGDRLSRDFDDASCSPVVSSRRLQDLGFRFRHGVEDVVKDSVAQCLAHWFLEHPET from the exons ATGGGCAGCGTCGGCGGCTCgccggaggaggagcagcagaagGCAGAAAGTGGCCCTCCGCCGGCGGCGGTCTGCGTCACGGGGTCCACCGGCTACGTCGGCTCCTGGCTCGTCCGCACGCTGCTCCGGCGAGGCTACCGCGTCCACGCCACCGCCAGGGACACAG AGGAGCACGTGAGGTCAAGCGTGCTGGAGCCGGCGACGAGGGGAACCATCAACGTGCTGCGGTCCTGCGTCCGCGCGGGGACCGTGCGCCGGGTCGTCTTCACGTCCTCCGTCAGCACGTTGACGGCGGCGGACGCGGAGGGGCGGCGGAAGGCCGTCCTCGACGAGTCCTGCCTCAGATCCCTCGACGACGTCTGGCGCACCAAGCCCGTCGGCTGG ATCTACATCCTGTCCAAGCGGCTGACAGAGGAGGCGGCGTTCAGGTTCGCGCAGGAGAACGGCGTCCACCTCGTGTCCCTCGTCCTGCCCACCATCGCCGGGCCGTTCCTGACGCCAAGCGTCCCTACGAGCATCCAGCTCCTGCTGTCACCCATCACAG GTGACCCGAAGCTCTACGCGGTGCTGGCCTCGGTGCACGCCAGGTTCGGGTGCGTGCCGCTGGCGCACGTCCAGGACGCGTGCGACGCGCACGTCTTCCTCATGGAGGCGCCGCACGCCGAGGGGCGGTACCTGTGCGCCGCGGGCGGGTACGCGGCGGCGCACCTCGCTCGGCTCCTCGCCTCGCGCTACCCTCCGTTCAGGCCTGGCGACAGGCTGAGCAGAGACTTCGACGACGCCTCGTGCTCGCCGGTGGTTTCGTCCAGGAGGCTGCAGGATCTCGGGTTCAGGTTCCGGCACGGCGTCGAGGACGTGGTGAAGGACAGTGTCGCGCAGTGCCTTGCCCATTGGTTTCTGGAGCATCCTGAGACCTGA